One window from the genome of Paracoccus marcusii encodes:
- the nuoN gene encoding NADH-quinone oxidoreductase subunit NuoN: MTGLDISTILPELLLAIYALAALLAGAYLGKDRIARQILWASVAALLAAAMVVGMADRPQQSAFFGMFMDDAFGRFAKVTILLSGAAVLAMSAEYMERHRLMRFEYPILIVLATVGMMVMVSAGDLLSLYMGLELQSLALYVVAAMRRESVKSSEAGLKYFVLGALSSGLLLYGASLVYGFAGTTQFAGIMQAVQAGSLPLGLLFGLVFLLVGLAFKVSAVPFHMWTPDVYEGSPSPVTAFLATAPKVAAMALIARLMFDAFGNVPADWGQIIAVLALLSMFLGSIAGIGQRNIKRLMAYSSIAHMGFALVGLAAGTAYGVQAMLIYMAIYAVMNVGSFAFILSLERDGRPITDLESLNRFASAEPLKAMAVLLLMFSLAGVPPLVGFWAKYGVLSAAVDGGMAWLAVAGVIASVIGAFYYLRIVYYMYFGAETEGVTSRMGSVQYAALLVPAFALLLGSITLLGIDDSAALAAQSLVGQATVAGE; encoded by the coding sequence ATGACCGGTTTGGATATCTCCACCATTCTGCCCGAGCTGCTGCTGGCGATCTATGCGCTGGCCGCGCTGCTGGCGGGGGCCTATCTGGGCAAGGACCGGATCGCACGGCAGATCCTGTGGGCCAGCGTGGCGGCGCTTCTGGCGGCGGCGATGGTGGTGGGCATGGCCGACCGCCCGCAGCAGAGCGCGTTCTTCGGGATGTTCATGGACGACGCCTTCGGCCGTTTCGCCAAGGTCACGATCCTGCTGTCCGGCGCCGCGGTGCTCGCGATGAGCGCCGAGTACATGGAACGGCATCGCCTGATGCGGTTTGAATACCCCATCCTGATCGTGCTGGCGACCGTCGGCATGATGGTGATGGTGTCGGCCGGCGACCTGCTGTCATTGTACATGGGCCTGGAGCTGCAGTCGCTGGCGCTGTACGTCGTCGCCGCCATGCGCCGCGAAAGCGTCAAGTCGTCCGAGGCCGGGTTGAAGTATTTCGTGCTGGGCGCGCTCAGCTCTGGCCTGCTGCTCTATGGTGCGTCGCTGGTCTACGGCTTTGCCGGCACCACGCAATTCGCCGGCATCATGCAGGCCGTTCAGGCCGGAAGCCTGCCTCTGGGCCTGCTGTTCGGTCTGGTGTTCCTGCTGGTCGGCCTGGCCTTCAAGGTGTCCGCCGTGCCGTTCCACATGTGGACGCCGGACGTCTACGAAGGTTCGCCCTCGCCGGTGACCGCGTTCCTGGCCACTGCGCCCAAGGTCGCGGCGATGGCGCTGATTGCGCGGCTGATGTTCGACGCCTTCGGGAACGTGCCGGCCGATTGGGGTCAGATCATCGCGGTGCTGGCGCTGCTGTCGATGTTCCTGGGCTCGATCGCGGGCATCGGTCAACGCAACATCAAGCGTCTGATGGCCTATTCCTCGATCGCGCATATGGGCTTTGCACTGGTCGGCCTGGCTGCGGGCACCGCCTACGGGGTGCAGGCCATGCTGATCTACATGGCCATCTATGCGGTCATGAACGTGGGCAGCTTTGCCTTCATCCTGTCGCTGGAACGCGATGGCCGCCCGATCACCGACCTGGAGAGCCTGAACCGCTTTGCCAGCGCCGAGCCGCTGAAGGCGATGGCGGTCCTGCTGCTGATGTTCAGCCTTGCGGGCGTGCCGCCGCTGGTCGGTTTCTGGGCCAAGTACGGCGTGCTGTCGGCAGCGGTCGATGGTGGCATGGCATGGCTGGCTGTCGCCGGCGTGATCGCATCTGTCATCGGCGCATTCTATTACCTGCGCATCGTGTACTACATGTATTTCGGCGCCGAGACCGAGGGCGTGACCAGCCGCATGGGCAGCGTGCAGTACGCCGCCCTGCTGGTGCCGGCCTTCGCGCTGCTGCTGGGTTCGATCACCCTGCTGGGCATCGACGATTCCGCGGCGCTGGCCGCGCAATCGCTGGTCGGTCAAGCCACGGTTGCGGGTGAATAA
- a CDS encoding biotin--[acetyl-CoA-carboxylase] ligase, whose translation MARHVLDRVDSTNAEAFRLAPTLGGPAWIMAREQQAGRGRRGRAWTDPPGNFAATLVLRPQGVAADAARLSFVAALAVHDALRDLCGPALNLSLKWPNDVLLNGGKLSGILLESSGAGGQVAVLAIGIGVNLAQAPEPSEVEAGALRPVSLAGETGLTVTPDDLLDALAVRFDEGMRKMSAYGFAPIRAAWLARAARLGETITARTGTAEITGRFDGIDETGALILTGPRGRQAISAADIHFGG comes from the coding sequence GTGGCACGCCATGTCCTGGACCGTGTGGACAGCACCAACGCCGAAGCCTTCAGGCTGGCCCCGACGCTTGGTGGGCCGGCCTGGATCATGGCGCGCGAACAGCAGGCCGGCCGTGGCCGCCGCGGCCGCGCCTGGACCGATCCGCCCGGAAACTTTGCCGCTACGCTGGTCCTGCGCCCGCAGGGGGTTGCGGCCGATGCGGCGAGGTTGTCTTTCGTCGCGGCGCTGGCCGTGCATGACGCGCTGCGCGACCTCTGCGGTCCAGCGCTGAACCTGTCCCTGAAATGGCCCAACGACGTCCTGCTGAACGGCGGCAAGCTGTCGGGCATCCTGCTGGAGAGCAGCGGGGCAGGGGGACAGGTCGCGGTGTTGGCGATCGGCATCGGCGTCAATCTGGCGCAGGCCCCGGAGCCGTCCGAGGTCGAGGCCGGTGCGCTGCGTCCGGTCAGCCTGGCCGGAGAGACCGGCCTGACCGTGACGCCCGACGATCTGCTGGACGCGCTGGCCGTCCGTTTCGACGAAGGCATGCGGAAGATGTCGGCCTATGGCTTTGCGCCGATCCGCGCAGCCTGGCTGGCCCGCGCCGCAAGGCTGGGAGAGACGATCACCGCCCGCACCGGCACCGCCGAGATCACCGGGCGCTTCGACGGTATCGACGAAACCGGCGCCCTGATCCTGACGGGTCCGCGCGGCCGCCAGGCGATTTCCGCCGCAGACATCCATTTCGGGGGCTAG
- a CDS encoding type III pantothenate kinase, whose amino-acid sequence MLLCIDTGNTNTVFSIWDGTRFLSHWRIRTDHRRTADEYYVWLSTLIAVQRFELQIDACIISATAPRVVFNLRVLCNRYFDTRPLVVGKPDCLLPVPPRVDAGTTVGPDRLVNTVGAYDRHGPDLIVVDFGTATTFDVVDIDGAYIGGVIAPGVNLSLEALHMGAASLPHVDVTMPATVIGTNTVACIQSGVFWGYVGLVDGIVDKIRAERDRPMKVIATGGLAPLFDQGFDLFDAIEDDLTMHGLRLIHDFNKEMGNG is encoded by the coding sequence ATGCTGCTGTGCATCGATACCGGCAACACGAACACTGTCTTCTCGATCTGGGACGGGACGCGGTTCCTGTCCCACTGGCGGATCCGCACGGATCATCGGCGGACGGCGGACGAATACTATGTCTGGCTGTCCACGCTGATCGCGGTGCAGCGGTTCGAGCTGCAGATCGACGCCTGCATCATCAGCGCCACGGCGCCGCGGGTGGTCTTCAATCTGCGGGTGCTGTGCAACCGCTATTTCGACACGCGGCCCCTGGTGGTGGGCAAGCCCGACTGCCTGCTGCCGGTGCCGCCGCGGGTCGATGCGGGGACGACCGTGGGGCCCGACCGGCTGGTGAACACGGTCGGCGCCTATGACCGGCACGGCCCGGACCTGATCGTGGTCGATTTCGGCACGGCCACCACATTCGACGTGGTCGACATCGACGGCGCCTATATCGGGGGCGTCATCGCGCCGGGCGTGAACCTGTCGCTGGAGGCGCTGCACATGGGGGCGGCGTCCCTGCCGCATGTCGATGTGACGATGCCCGCGACGGTGATCGGCACGAATACGGTTGCATGTATCCAGTCAGGCGTGTTCTGGGGATATGTGGGGCTGGTCGACGGTATCGTGGACAAGATCCGCGCCGAGCGCGACCGACCCATGAAAGTGATAGCCACTGGCGGGCTTGCGCCATTGTTCGATCAGGGGTTCGACCTGTTCGATGCGATTGAAGACGATTTGACGATGCACGGGCTTCGGCTCATTCACGACTTTAACAAGGAGATGGGAAATGGCTGA